AACAGTCGATCAAACGGGCGCTGGTGAATTCCGCGAAGACGATTCGGATTCCCGCCTATATGGTTGAACTTTTGACCAAATGGCGACGTGCCACTGCTCAGCTACAAGACACCCTGGATCGAACTCCCACGACAGAAGAAGTGGCCAAAGAACTCGACCTGCCTCCTAAAAAGTTGAAGATCGTCAAGAAAGCGATTCAGCTTTATAATTCGTCGCCTCAATCCGAACAGCATGAAGCCGGCTGGTCACTGGGAGAGATGATTCCCGATGACCGTTTAAAAGGTCCGGATGACGAGCTGGTTGAGAATGACAATCTGAAACATGTCTATCGATTGCTGAAAGAAATTCCGGATCGCGAAGCCAGCATTCTACGGATGCGGTTTGGTCTGGATGGTGACGAACCCAAAACATTAAAAGAGATCGGTCAGGAATTAGGTTTGACACGGGAACGCGTGCGTCAGATCGAGAGTGAAGCACTCAAAAAACTGGCCAAGGAAATTTCCGGCGAGTAATTTCTGATACGTCATAAGCAAATCTGCAAAGAGACTGGTTATCTGCCGGTCTTTTTTGCATTAATGGGCACGACCATCGGATCGAAAATGACCTGCTGTTGTTTTAAATCAATTCTGCGGTAGACGTGTGCCAGTTGAAGCATCAGGGGTTCGAGTTTCTGGTAGTACTCATCAGAACTGGAAAACTTAGCTTTGCGCTGTTTGAGTGCGAGTATCTGGAGTTCCAGTTTATCACGTTTCAATTTCTGTTCGCCGGAAACCTGTGTAATTGGTTGTGTCGCGAACAGGGTGAATTGATGGGCCCGGTGCCCATCAGGTAATGTCACCGTCGCAGAATGGGAATCCGGGAGCCGATTCAGGCCTTGAAATTGATCGCCGCGGGTTCCCCGCTGATCGGCATTGTCATCCAGCAGTGCGTGCTCGGTGGCCAGTTCTCCTTTTTCCTGATAATAGGCGTTCGTTTCGCGGCAAGCAGCCAGATAGGCTTCCAGCAGCGAGACCTGACCGTCATGATCCAGGTCAGCCTCGGGCTGAGAGCTGGCTTCGGAAAGAAAATTTCCAAAGTGGGAA
This window of the Gimesia fumaroli genome carries:
- a CDS encoding sigma-70 family RNA polymerase sigma factor — protein: MQKTARRRSSSAVQNPLETYLKEINETALLTAEEEKELSNRIENGDKEARDRMVRANLRLVVNIARAYSGKGLPLQDLIEEGNLGLLRAVEGFDPEMGTRFSTYASYWIKQSIKRALVNSAKTIRIPAYMVELLTKWRRATAQLQDTLDRTPTTEEVAKELDLPPKKLKIVKKAIQLYNSSPQSEQHEAGWSLGEMIPDDRLKGPDDELVENDNLKHVYRLLKEIPDREASILRMRFGLDGDEPKTLKEIGQELGLTRERVRQIESEALKKLAKEISGE